The DNA segment ACGATGCTCGAAGCCGCGCTCGTGTACGAAGAGCTCGGCCGCGCCATCGCGCCGACCCCGCACTTCGTGAGCAGCGTCCTCAGCGCCGGGATTCTCCTCGCGGCCGGCAGCGATGCGCAGAAGAGCGAGTGGCTCCCGCGCATCGCGCGCGGCGACGCGATCCTCAGCGTCGCGTGGCTCGAGCCCGAGCGCGGCTACGGCCCGAAGGGCGTGCAGCTCGCGGCAAAGGCGGACGGCGCGGACTTCGTGCTGAACGGCACGAAGCGCCACGTGCAGTGGGCGGGCGTCGCGGACCGCCTGCTCGTGCTCGCGCGCACGAACGCGGGCATCGACTTGCTGCTGGTCGACCCCAACAACCCCGGCATCAAGCTCACGCACTACCAGTCGGCTTCGGGCGAGCCGCACTTCCGCATCGACTTCGCGAACGCGCGCGTTCCGAACAGCGCGCGCATCGGCGCCGCGGGCTCGGGCTGGGACACGTTCAGCCGCGTGCTGCGCGACGACGGCCTGATCCCGCTCGCGGCCTACGCGATCGGCGGCGCCGCAGTGTGCCTCGAGGACACGGTCGAGTACGCGAAGGTGCGCAAGCAATTCGACAAGCCGCTCGGCGCGT comes from the Deltaproteobacteria bacterium genome and includes:
- a CDS encoding acyl-CoA/acyl-ACP dehydrogenase, producing MELELNDEQRLIQEMTRGLLKEHCPRAVVRKVENDPKGLPDALWKQMAEAGLTGLLLPEAYGGGAQTMLEAALVYEELGRAIAPTPHFVSSVLSAGILLAAGSDAQKSEWLPRIARGDAILSVAWLEPERGYGPKGVQLAAKADGADFVLNGTKRHVQWAGVADRLLVLARTNAGIDLLLVDPNNPGIKLTHYQSASGEPHFRIDFANARVPNSARIGAAGSGWDTFSRVLRDDGLIPLAAYAIGGAAVCLEDTVEYAKVRKQFDKPLGAFQALAHYMADASTRIDGGRVLVHEAAWNRAQGRSVSRFAPMAKLFATNTYQDVTRTCAQIWGGVAFTIEYDTQLFFRRAKELQLSWWDVPYLEELIAADVLDA